Proteins encoded in a region of the Mycolicibacterium duvalii genome:
- a CDS encoding SDR family NAD(P)-dependent oxidoreductase: MTILDGQTAFILGASAGIAQASARLLAADGARLFLLGRSSKRLDTTRDRILEHVPAAEVHLHKGDPEDEETVKNAAQAAFDVAGRLDIVVGTVATGGTGPLVQQDLATFTDHVMGNLRSNFLALRYGAPLMTGGGSIVFVSSTSAKIPMEGLGHYSAGKAALEMLIKVAASELGPKGIRVNAVRPGLTEAATTQGYIHLEELTSSFLERVPLGRLGVSDDIAPAIRYLAGPESSWMTGQSFAVDGGNEVRGAPRGPMFTV; encoded by the coding sequence ATGACGATTCTGGACGGCCAGACTGCTTTCATCCTCGGGGCCTCAGCGGGAATCGCCCAAGCCAGCGCCCGGCTGCTCGCGGCCGACGGTGCCAGGTTGTTTCTGCTCGGCCGCTCGTCGAAGCGGCTGGATACGACGCGGGACCGCATCCTGGAACACGTGCCGGCGGCCGAGGTCCATCTGCACAAAGGGGACCCGGAAGACGAGGAGACGGTGAAGAACGCGGCCCAGGCCGCGTTCGACGTCGCAGGCCGGCTCGACATCGTCGTGGGCACGGTGGCCACCGGCGGCACCGGGCCACTGGTCCAGCAGGATCTCGCCACCTTCACCGACCATGTGATGGGCAACCTGCGGTCGAACTTTCTGGCGCTGCGCTACGGGGCGCCGTTGATGACGGGCGGCGGGTCCATCGTGTTCGTATCGTCGACGTCGGCGAAGATCCCGATGGAGGGACTCGGCCACTATTCGGCCGGCAAGGCCGCCCTCGAGATGCTGATCAAGGTCGCGGCTTCGGAACTCGGCCCGAAGGGCATCCGCGTCAACGCCGTGCGCCCGGGACTGACCGAGGCAGCGACGACGCAGGGTTACATCCACCTCGAGGAACTGACGAGCAGCTTCCTCGAGCGCGTGCCCCTCGGGCGGTTGGGCGTGTCGGACGACATCGCGCCGGCCATCCGCTATCTGGCAGGTCCCGAATCGAGCTGGATGACGGGGCAGAGCTTCGCTGTCGACGGGGGCAACGAGGTCCGCGGGGCTCCACGCGGACCGATGTTCACCGTATAG
- a CDS encoding NAD(P)H-dependent amine dehydrogenase family protein, producing MSAKPLRVAVISTGWISSVSIRAIVRRPHLELVGVWVHNPDKVGRDAGEIVGLGPIGVLTTGDLDDIIALKPDCVLYGAASAEMDAAAVRDYVRLLNGGLNVVTTNTPGMMFPDRWIPDLADQVRAAAEAGRVTIYTSGIEPGFAGDQFAVLLTTLSNTIRTIRAQEIFDYSAYPNRDLMVTAMGFGEPLDFTPLLELEGAQQFAWGPPIGLVAKALGVELDGISEKYERVLTPRDLHVACGLIPAGTVGAVRAETTGVVDGQPFITIEHINRMAPDLAPEWATAPNGTYRLIIEGQPHMQCDLRLGTEDTAESANANAMEATAMRVVNAIPYVVEAAPGIATSLDLPITAPRGALDSPIR from the coding sequence ATGAGTGCCAAACCGCTACGGGTGGCCGTCATCTCCACCGGGTGGATCAGCAGTGTTTCGATCCGCGCGATCGTGCGCCGTCCGCATCTGGAACTGGTCGGCGTGTGGGTGCACAACCCCGACAAGGTCGGCAGGGACGCAGGTGAGATCGTGGGCCTGGGCCCGATCGGTGTGCTGACCACCGGCGACCTCGATGACATCATCGCGTTGAAGCCGGACTGCGTCCTCTACGGCGCCGCCAGCGCGGAGATGGACGCGGCAGCGGTGCGCGACTACGTGCGACTACTCAACGGCGGCCTCAACGTCGTGACGACGAACACGCCCGGAATGATGTTCCCCGACAGGTGGATACCCGACCTCGCCGACCAGGTGCGTGCCGCCGCCGAGGCCGGCCGAGTCACCATCTACACCTCAGGCATCGAACCCGGTTTCGCCGGAGACCAGTTCGCGGTATTGCTGACGACGCTGTCGAACACCATCCGGACCATTCGCGCGCAGGAGATCTTCGACTACTCCGCGTACCCGAACCGCGATCTGATGGTGACCGCCATGGGGTTCGGCGAACCGCTCGACTTCACTCCGCTACTCGAACTCGAGGGCGCGCAACAGTTCGCCTGGGGTCCACCCATCGGGCTGGTCGCAAAAGCCCTGGGTGTCGAACTCGACGGAATCAGCGAAAAGTACGAGCGGGTCCTCACCCCGCGCGACCTCCACGTGGCATGCGGGCTCATTCCGGCAGGCACCGTCGGCGCGGTACGCGCGGAGACCACCGGGGTCGTCGACGGGCAACCGTTCATCACCATCGAGCACATCAATCGAATGGCGCCTGATCTGGCACCCGAGTGGGCCACCGCACCCAACGGAACGTATCGACTCATCATCGAGGGCCAACCCCACATGCAGTGCGATCTCCGTCTGGGCACCGAGGACACGGCAGAGTCCGCCAATGCGAACGCGATGGAGGCCACCGCCATGCGCGTCGTCAACGCCATTCCGTACGTGGTCGAGGCCGCGCCAGGAATCGCGACCTCTCTGGACCTACCCATCACCGCACCCCGAGGGGCGCTTGATTCGCCTATACGGTGA